From a region of the Balaenoptera ricei isolate mBalRic1 chromosome 11, mBalRic1.hap2, whole genome shotgun sequence genome:
- the LOC132374770 gene encoding ubiquinol-cytochrome-c reductase complex assembly factor 2, with product MAASRYRRFLKLCEEWPVDETKRGRDLGAYLRQRVAQAFREGENTQVSEPEACDQMYESLARLHANYYKLKYPRPRDTNFSGLSLEEYKLILSTDTLEEFKEMNKGMWKKLQEKFAPRDPEEKHKAWARALSRLHT from the exons ATGGCGGCTAGCCGCTACAGGCGTTTTCTTAAACTCTGTGAGGAATGGCCAGTGGACGAGACCAAAAGAGGCCGGGACTTGGGCGCTTATCTGCGGCAGCGGGTAGCGCAGGCCTTTCGGGAGGGAGAGAACACCCAG GTTTCAGAGCCTGAGGCCTGTGATCAGATGTACGAGAGCTTAGCACGGCTCCATGCAAACTACTACAAACTCAAG TACCCTCGCCCCAGAGACACAAACTTCAGTGGTCTGTCCCTGGAAGAATACAAACTGATCCTGTCCACAG ATACCTTGGAAGAGTTTAAGGAGATGAATAAAGGCATGTGGAAGAAACTGCAGGAGAAGTTTGCCCCCAGGGATCCCGAGGAGAAGCATAAGGCCTGGGCTCGGGCCTTATCACGCCTACATACCTAA